The Bacteroidia bacterium genomic interval TTCTGTTTATGGGATTGTATTGCCGGTAAAGGAAATTTGTGCAGAAGCTCGTAAAAGAGGAATCTTTACGATATTGGATGGAGCACAGACCATTGGCCAAATTTCGGTGAACGTAAAAGAAATCGGATGCGATGCCTACTTTTCCAGTTTGCATAAATGGTTGCTGGCTCCTGCGGGCAATGGAATGCTCTACATCAACAAAGATTCCATTTCGGATATATGGACCACCCTGGCTAGTTATGCCTGGGAGAATGAAGAGGATCCGGGTTACAGGCTCACCCAAAGAGGAACAGGGAATCATTCTTTAGTAGTAGGCCTGGATGCTGCGCTTGATTTTCATCAGCAAGTAGGAGCAGGGCAGGTTGTAAGCCGAATCAAGGAATTGGGAGATTACCTCCGGGCAGGATTAAAAGAGATACCCGGAGTTAGCATCTATTCTTCCGTCCATCCGGATATGTGTGCAGGGATTACGACTTATGGAATAGAGGGCGTAAGTGGGAAAGACTTACAGAATACAATGTGGAAACGTAAAAAATTACAGCCACGAGCGGTTGGGGAACATATGATCCGACACAGTGTGCATATTTACAATCTAAAAAGCGAAATTGCAGCCGCTTTAGAAATTGTAAAAGAGCTCGCTGAGAGCTAACTGCATGGAATTAGTTTATAGCCTCGACCTGATCGGAACCTTTGTATTTGCCATTAGTGGTGCTTTGGCAGCCTCTGAAAAGAAGTTTGACATTTTTGGAGCCGCTATATTAGCCTTACTTACTGCAGTGGGGGGAGGTACTCTGCGTGATGTATTGATAGGAAGTACGCCTGTTGCCTGGCTGCAAGATCTCAACTACCTAATCCTGATCGCGATTGCTGTTCCAACAAGTTATTTCTTCAAAAGAATCATATTAAAGCTACGCCGAACCATGTTTCTTTTTGATACTATAGGAATTGGCTTGTTTACCATCATGGGTTTACAAAAAACCCTGAGTCTGGGACTTTCTCCAATAATAGCCGTCATGATGGGAGCGGTTTCTGCGGTTTTTGGGGGAGTCCTGAGGGATGTTTTTTCAAATGAAGTTCCTCTTATTTTTCGGAAAGAGATTTATGCTACCGCTTGCCTTTCTGGAGGTGCCCTTTTCATATTGCTTGAAAGCTTTCACGACTGGCAAGTCTTCAATATGATATTTTCTATCCTTTTTATTGTAGGAATCAGAATATTGGCGGTTTTGAAAAAGTGGTCCCTGCCTGTTCTCAAATGAGCATATTCATCGTTTAATGAATATTTTAAGCACATACCTAATGGTATTTAAATTCGAAATTATCAAGTCTTAATTTTCCTCAACAATTAATGTTTGTTCTACTTTTTTATCCCCCCATTCTAATACAAGCCGATAAGTTCCTGTCTCTATAAATTGGTCATAGTGGACGAAATATGGTTTAAGACTTTCTTCCTTTTTTGTGATAAGGTCCCATCGATATTGATTCAGGCCTTTCCTTCCCAGAAGTTCCTTTCTCCACATAATTCCATCTCTTTCATCTCTGATACTTAAACTTATTTCCCCTGCTTCCGGGAGGAAATAAGTAAAGCTTGTGGGTTCCAAACTTTTATAATCAATGTCTCTGTGTGTATCATTAAGCTTGGGACGGATCAAAGTTGCCGGATGAAATACTTGAGGGGCATTTCTATTTTTGCTTTCCAGGAATTCATATAGGGAGGAAAGATTTGTTTTGTAGATGCCTCGTCCATGCGTTGCTATGATCAGATCAGAACTTTCCTCCTGAATAATCATATCTGCTATGGCCATCGCCGCCAGATTATGCCCCATTAACTGCCAGCTTTTCCCTCTATCGATAGATATGTAGACTCCTCTGTATAAACCGGCATACAAAACATTTTCAAATCGGGGATCCTCTAGAATCACATTGGCTGTCTCATTGGGTAGGTTTGATCTAATGGATTTCCACTTCTTCCCATAATTATCCGAGACAAAAAGATATCCATTTAAGTCATCATAATTCATCCCATTTAGTGCAAGATAAAGTCGGGATTTTTTATGCCGGGAAGGATAAATGCTTCTGATGTATGCATTGGGAAGGCCTTCTGAAAATTCCCTCCAGTTTTCTCCATCGTCTTTACTGTTCCAAAAAGAACCTTTATCAGTCCCTACATACAAGAGACCTTCCTCAAGATGGGATTCCGCTATTGCGCCTGCAGCCAGAGCTTTCTTATCTGGAATAGCCGAAAGCGAAATATCTGGACTAATTCTTTTCCAATTATCTCCTCGATCCTCACTTTTCCAAAGATAATTCCCCCCTAAATACATTCTTTTTGAATTATGCGGAGATAGCAGATAAGGTGCTACGAAATTAAAATCCAGTTCCTCCTCAGATTCCTCGGGAAGTTTAGGGCGAATAGATACAGACTTATCGGCTTTCATATCCTTTCTTCTTAGGGCTCCATGCTGCATACTAAAGTAGACCGTATTAGGATCCTCGGGATCAACTTGGGTGTAACACCCATCTCCTCCGCTCCAGGCATCGATCCATAGATATTTCCAATGACCCTGAAAAGCCGGATTCCATTCCCTGGCTGTCCCCATTACCGTAGCATCATCTTGTGTGCCTGCGTAAATATTGTAAGGCTCTTGTTTGTCGACGGTTAGCTGGTAAAATTCACCGGTGGGGATATTGTTGAAATGGAACCAGCTCTTTCCTTTATCAAAACTTTGGTAGAGTCCTCCATCATTTCCCAAAAGTAGATGCTCTGGATTTTGAGGGTTGATCCAAAGCTCACAGTGGTCCAGATGTAAATGATCAGCTGCGCTGGGAAACATATGAAAAACATCTCCGCCCAGGTAGCTAAAATTTCTTCCTCCATCTGTACTATGTGCCAATCTGACGCCCAATGCAAATATCTCTTCATCATCTTTCGGATTGACATATATATCGGTGAAATACCATCCTATTCCTGGAAAAAAGAGCAATTCTTCTTCATGCATCTTTCTCCAGCTTTTTCCTCCATCTTCTGTACGATATACTTCTGCAGATCTTTGTTTATTCTTATTCAGGTTATCAATGAGCGCATAGGCTTTTTGGGGATTCTGATAAGAAACAGCTAAACCAGTTCTTCCGGTTTGTAATCCTTCAGGAAGTCCTATTGTGCATTTTTCCCAGTTTTTTCCTCCATCAGTACTACTATAAATGCCTGTGTTAGGTCCATATATGCCTGGATTGTTTTCCCACATACTGGCATACACATAATTGGGATCTGATGGGGAAATGACAATATCATTTGCAGCGGTTTTTTCATCAAGGTAAAGCACTTGCTCCCAATTTTCCCCACCATCCTCTGTTCGATAAATGCCTCTATTTTTATTCGTGGACCAAAAATGTCCCATTACGGCTACGAGCACGATATCCGGATTTTTGGGATGAACACTAATCTCTCCAATATGCCAGGAATCTGAAAGACCCAAATGCTTCCAGCTTTCGCCCCCATCACCTGACCGATACATACCTGTTCCCGGCATGGTAAAGTTTCTGGCCTTCTTCAAACTTTCCCCACTTCCTAGATAAATGATGT includes:
- a CDS encoding trimeric intracellular cation channel family protein, which gives rise to MELVYSLDLIGTFVFAISGALAASEKKFDIFGAAILALLTAVGGGTLRDVLIGSTPVAWLQDLNYLILIAIAVPTSYFFKRIILKLRRTMFLFDTIGIGLFTIMGLQKTLSLGLSPIIAVMMGAVSAVFGGVLRDVFSNEVPLIFRKEIYATACLSGGALFILLESFHDWQVFNMIFSILFIVGIRILAVLKKWSLPVLK
- a CDS encoding aminotransferase class V-fold PLP-dependent enzyme, coding for MFSRRRFLRRSVGMGSAFAFLSKTYANPIPQDLPADLGTSSEKYWRSVKSMFPMPMDEAYFNTGTMGAQPTMVLNKVIENLRWNAEAIASCDYQGNGPLLLSGYEAYPEIRKKIASLVGADFKEIALTQNATAGMNYISNGLDLKPGDEIVNTDQEHGGGRAGWQVAAKRYGLVYKQAKIEIPANDPQKVIDSIFKEVTAKTRVIAVPHLSSVYGIVLPVKEICAEARKRGIFTILDGAQTIGQISVNVKEIGCDAYFSSLHKWLLAPAGNGMLYINKDSISDIWTTLASYAWENEEDPGYRLTQRGTGNHSLVVGLDAALDFHQQVGAGQVVSRIKELGDYLRAGLKEIPGVSIYSSVHPDMCAGITTYGIEGVSGKDLQNTMWKRKKLQPRAVGEHMIRHSVHIYNLKSEIAAALEIVKELAES